The window ctgatgcagattttgcaggttgcaaaattgacagaaaaagcacaagtgggagttgtcaatttctaggtggaagactagtttcttggtacagcaagaagcagaagtctatttcaacatcaacagcagagtcagagtatatagctgcaggcagctgctgtgctcagattctttggatgaagaatcaactgttggactatgggttagccttttctaaaattcctatttattgtgataaccaaagtgctattgctatgacaggaaatccagttcaacattctctgacaaagcacatcagtataagatatcattttataagggagcatgtggaggaaggaaccattgaacttcactttgttcccacagaacagcagctagcagacatattcaccaaaccactcagtgaagcaaccttcactaggctggtgaatgagctaggaatgatatcaggaactgagtaaacatactggtcagatctttcaaatttcaattgtcaaattacaatatgtattactcacaaatttgccatgatttactctgattgttaaaatctgatgacattctctgatgatatactctgtgtgctatactctgatgacattctctgatcgtcattctctgacgatattctctgatgtttgtaaactctgaatcttgattaatgatttcatttttatttctctgagaaaacaaacctgtgaagatattatgaagcatgatatgaattagtaatcataaatctcagttcagttccttaatcttgatctcaattttgtgctactacttaacactatatgcacattgatatcattgagactctattatttcacatatcttaattataagtgagactgactaatttgcattttctctcagtaaattagacagtgattataaactctgatgatatatacacccctgcaaataaagcatggtactcctttgagatcttagatgtctatatgacagtgactgggaagacccaaacacttactggtattaagtaattgccaagattttataatctatggtgactagtcacaatctctgattactggagaaatactggtgcacaataatatttaaaggtcgtgattcatttgcactgaaaagcgtccttaaaaaaaaaaaaaaaaaaaaaaaagggttaatttattttacatttctccatcagagtatgcctattgtctatgtcttgagagtttaaataaattattcttgtctaccttataactacgaaattgtgaaattccctagtctctgatctcatatgttcaatcacacacataatttcacaagcacattattgggctatagattttatgacaaactctgattttctgatgaattttctaaaaatcatgtctttattctgaggtacttagaaatttatttttatgtgatgtaaatctcagagtttaaaattcgagagatttaatcttgatttttttttaaatcttgtacatttcaggagtacaaatattcagagaatatgaagggagtatttcaaacggatgtattgttagtgggtttacatgaaaaacattttaataggagaacgtgtaatcagcatttataactgcactgttttactgcgctcataatgattactttcttttctccatgccactaactctcgTCCACCAGTTAAAAACTGACAGGTGTCCATGTGAACAAAGAGAacatgcgtgtacagctacacaaaatctgaagggtttatcacatcagattttattgctcattattctcttatacactCAATCcctacacacactctcttcacaaactcttattctcttctctccgaaattcaaatcttctcacacacattCTCTCAAACACTTTCCGCTactcacaaactctgttctaatggcgacctcagcttttacctttgcaggtgttgaatttgttcccaacaatcaTGCTGCCATCCTTGACATCACTGATGTTCCAAGTGACTATCATCCTTTTCAGCAACTCTTAGCTCAAAGTGTCCTGGCCACAgcccttaccgctcctgccagactctcaggaagccaaatcataaatttttggaggacgggtaaatatgataatggtggtgctgatggatcaccatcaattgtattttcatatgaaggggaggagtattttgttactccagccacagtcagaacaGCATTTAACCTGCCAGAGCATGCTAcgtacattacaaatggagatgctaatctcagaacaatgatgattgatttggggtactacgactctttggataaactgggtcaattaaagcgtccaggcctcaggaaggagtggagttttttctttgattgcattaccagggctttccagaagaaatctacaaactgggatgctattccaatggacatgctgcagattgggtattctctgatctattctactaatttcgattttggtagattagtgattagaaatattggtgaaagaatgcatgaaaatcgtcagattatatatttttcaagattttgccaattgttgtttaatgccactgttggagaagtggcctttgatgctgcagatgagatcaaaccttttaaacttcataaaagggttttcaaagatctcatatctaaagatgagaaaagACCAGTACTCAGGCCTCTACACATTCCAGCCCCATTAAGAGCTAGGATGAATATGCCACCAGTACaccaacaaccacaaccacaccaacctcaacctccagtctctcctacaaaccccaaacaacccagaacttctgcatccaagtccaaaaggggtgcaaagtctgatgcagccccttctactgcaaaaagaacaagaacctctgttgccacacatgttctgaaaccaaacactgatgagcagacaaacactgatgagccagtaaactctgaggctcatttaaactctgaggctcatttaaactctgaggctcaagtaaactctgaggctcacttaaactctgaagctCTAAACTCTGAGATCCCAGAAAACACTGCAGCTgctactcctcaaaagcagaagaaaagaagaagacttgttgcagcatatgaatatgatgatcttgaacctgtacatgctgtaaactctgaatctactcctacaacagcctctgaacctgttcaagccagtcctcaaaagccagctcgattcaaaagaagggctcaaaagcctgcaagggcaaaagttccaatcactgaaataacagatttcacagttgaggaagaccaaacaccatcaactacagtagctgaaaattctcaagctctgatggtgcttcctatcacagctgttcctctgacatctcctacagcatcttcaacttcatctgaggtagatgaagaaattgtttgcaaggaaCCTATCActactgaagctggagcaaatatgTCTGATCTTCATACTccagtatctgatcatggaccctctaCTCCAATTCCtacttctccaatgaaaattccagagggtgccatagttcatgatacagctccagacaactacaggtctgatgtagttgatgaatctgacagggtagctatggaagctctacaatctcttgctcagactggtgaagagcctattaaatcacagtctgaagctaaagaaaaatctgctcaagatactatggagaaagttgctgatcctgttcctgaaaCTGAAAaggcaaactctgatactgatgatgatgacagcaaggatgaaaatgatggagttcctctGACTCAAcgaaagtgggagtctactagccagtataatgccaggctacaaactctgaccacagactctgagccacttcccagggatcttcaagttgatcctccaaatgaagtatgggataaactctggcttagccatcagcattctctggagacaactaaagctgaagaatttttgtctatggcagagaataaaatcacaaactctgatgttatgtcaagcctcaaaggcacaattctttatctgaagacatttcatcctgctcatgctcagacatctaaatccATAGATAGTctcagaacagaggtggcaagtatcaaggagacaaatgatctggaaaagaaaaggaccatgctacctctgaaagagaatgtaaagaagctggtgactgcaaatgaatctctggacaagagaATGACTATCATTGAGTCAACTCAggagaagatgtccaaacagcttgaagccatccaatcttcactttctctgatcacatccatactgattcctgatgaggatgatgtcaaaaagggggagagagtagctcaagtcaaatgcaagtctactactcaaactctgaagagaaagaagaaggatgatgatgatgatattgatgatttcaccaagcacaagagatttcaagcagggactggtggaagagtttcaaactctgacagtcagaaacaatctaagcaaagtacaaagtctggtccaacacataacttcacatctggatctaggcaaagaccagtgactggatcagacaaaccaatgactgatgaagagcttgctagattggtttttgaacaagaaaatccagaagccaatttggatttggagttgattgctgcagaggaagctgagctgaaaaaggaacatgttgaagctataaactctggaaagatccaaaagcctgcaaagtcaactaccaagccaaaagagaaagggatattgattaaggaacctactgttgctgatcagagtttaccagtcaaaaaggtatactctgaagatgaatatacttccaagggcaaaagcaaagtagatgaacgtctggagaaaggctgggaaaagaagaagtctacaacctctgacaaggatcaagttgtaaaggaaaagaaattagaagctgcaatctctgacaaagctcatgttgcagaacctcaaaaagaaatattaacctctgacaaagctcaagttaataaggatgcaaagacagacacaagctctgacaaagctcaagctgtgtttaaaccaacaactactccactggctggattttcaaagcctactctgatgactgagataagctttgaaaagggctcaattcaaccaatctctcatcgtaaggcaggaagagataaaggagggctgggatccaaatatgagaaatttgatcagagtataggatcaagaccagatgacccctcatctctctgtgctcccaagactggagtattgcaagacaaaatggacaagcttgattcagtccagctggtgaagaatgacagaggagataatattcttatctacttcatgtctgatggaacagtgtttagagtacttgaagcagatctctatgctaaacactgggaagaattgagatatgtctcacacatatttcttgtgaagaacaagtcatgccagcacatctccaacctgctcaaggatcaaatcagaagaaagatggggattacaggaaataaaaatgctggacctttcattcctaaatacctcaatcataaaggacagctggtggagatgaagaaaaattcagcaaaaattgaaacaataggtggaatcagaactcttgcatttaatgaagagtctgataaagcttacaatatcaggctggatagagacttgaagaagaacaagatttatgatctcagagctgcaatttatcaaactggagtttcagatccagagctgagagagatcaagagacaaatgactacagtgcttgaagaagctgagagagaactcctcagagggtatctacagacagcaaatggtgtctatgcagctaaagagtaaagtatctgtaagttttaaaagttttctgttatatagttaaactctgttgcatttgacttaaatgttttgacatcatcaattatctgttatcTTGCACATAACttgtttatgcacaagttgggggagattgttagatataattgatgattactaatattcttaaagtctgttttaagACAGGAATCATCatagtttaatctggaagctgatcagagtttagtaaagtctgacagagtttgataaagtctgacagagtttgataaagtctgaccagagtttacatagtcaagactcgtcagagtttacacgtggaaagagctcagaagcggatatacttcaaggaaggatagaagcggaggagtgatttactggctatggaaactaaacagaaaactggagcaatctttgattgatagaattcatagcagatttataggatatcaaatcagagattgattttgtaactgtgtctatataaacacagattagggttactctagatgagttgagttatcgagtatattttacagaaccctagcagctcttagtgatacattataaatcactgagagagtttttgtaaccattcaagctttgtgaatataagagtttactgctttcaatctcttatattgtcttactgtgttacagattgtgatcactatatcagattatatagtgattttataggacctaacagttctatttgatcataagcctttatatatatgtttaaatatgaaatttttatctagaaaaagaaaaaattaaaaaatttataaaattacagGAGAATGCTCACATACAAAcacaataatattcatatatacaaacaaaataaatattcaaatacgCCAGTGAAGCTGAAGTACTACAGTGAGATCATGATCGAGATTCCTTGGTATATTTATCTCATgtttaaaaactttttttttttgggtcaGAATCTCATGTTTAAAAACTTGAAGTCTTGAACAAGTAAAAGCAACACACATGAGTTGATAAGTTGGCCTTGGCCCCCGGTTTCGCTTCGCCTCCTTTACAACTTGTCCTCGAGCAGCCTACAGTATTGATACCATCGCAACGAGTACCTTATGTGTAGGGTACAGTTTCAAAATTTAAGGAGCTGGCCAGGTTCAGCAAAAGCCAGATTGAAGAGTAATTGTCTGTGTGAGTAGTTAAATTTCTGATCCGAATATTGATATAACATTAACCAAGATTCATCTACTTtttctattttgtttttgtataaGACTTtcgaaaataataattctaaaatTTTTTGTCCAAATTCAGTTTGTTTAAAGAGTCGAGCCGAGCGGGTCTAGTTAAACGAGTTCAAGTCAGTAGCCGCGTAAATCGAGTTACAGACTTGCAGGCTTACAGGCTACAGCTCTAAAACTGCATGCAAGATGCAACAAAGAAGCTTTGATTTGGTCTCCGCGTTCGCAGGTCCCAAGGTGGTCTAAGTTATTAGTCCTTGAGACGACTGCCGCACATGTACGAGATACATATACCGGAATACCAGAAATGGGAGTCACCAACCTTCCTCCATTAACATAAATGTCCAGCTGCCGTTCCGAAGATATGTTCATATACATCATTAATCTGCTGATCTACCCATGATACTATTGTCTCTCTGCCAATTGTCAAAAATTGACCAACTTACTCACATATTCTTATTATTAAATACTCTCTCTTTTTAAtagataatttatcaaaaatactaatttgttatattttctaaatttattatcatttagaAATATTTGGGGAAATACATTTTACAAACGGGGACTTCCTACCGGTGAAACCGGATGAAAATCCAGATAACACGGAAGGCTAGTTTAAGAGTTGAGAGAATTTTAGAATTTCTCGAAAGAGAGGAATAtagttattttcatttattagtATCTTTTCACATATCAGTAATAAACAATTCTTTTAAGATAATTCGTATATAACAGTCTAAATTATTTCTATGTCTgtgtaatttaattattttgactcCCACCATTCTAAATGCAGCATGCATGCCTATAAATATACGATGAGTTTGTCTTgtatgtgcccatgagcacatgctaagcattaaaatttatataatcgtagggatttgattggtgtggttagtTGTAAATGCAAGAGGTCCATCATAATTAAAGAAGCTAAGCCAATAAAAATCATCCAAATTCATCAATTTTGATGCTTCGTTTGTGCCAATGGACGcatcatagaaaaaccgatatacAATTATGACTtcttaaagaaaaagaagaaaacccTATCTTAATTTGGGACGCCACTTGCAAACACAAAAGACCACCCTCCCTGCCTTCCCTTTTTACAACTTACAAGCACATTGATTTGTCAACAAGGTCTCCCAACTCCTAGCTGTATAATTTTAATGTCAACCAAATTCTCCTCCCTTCAAACTTTAATACTCTCCCCATTCAACGTACTACTACTACACTTATTAGACATGCATGCACTCCTATATAAACTCTCCTCTCCCCATCCTCGCTAAACCATGCAATTCAACCCTTCTCTACACTAATCTCACACTATGCCTCCCATTCTCACTAAAACCATGAACTCACTTTTAAGCCATATTCATCTCTTTCAAATCTCCTTTCTGGCTCTTCTGTCCTTCACTATCCTCCTCCACACCACCTTATCTTACACTGCCCTACTCTCAACTCACCTCCATCTCTCATTATCCACCGCTCTCTGCGTGCTCCTCGCGCTCCTCCACCGCCGCCTCAGCCGCCCTTACCCGGTCTTCCTCCTCAACTACTCGTGCTACAAGCCACCATTCCATCACAAAGTTTCCTACGAAATTGCTGAAAATTTCGTACTCAAAAATTCTGCGAATTTCCCGGAAAAATCGATAGACTTCATGCGTAATATTTATCTTAAATCCGGCCTAGGGGACGAGACTTATGCACCGCCGTTCATTTTCGAGGACGACAAAAACCCTACCCTAGAATCCGCGTTCCAAGAATCTCACGACAGCATCTTTACTTCCATAGAGAATCTCTTACCGAAAACCCTAATCGACCCTCTCCGCATCGACGCTTTGATCGTCACGAGCGGGTGCTTCTCCCCTGCTCCGTCACTCACATCTCACATCGTAAAGAAATTTAATCTCAGACACGATATAAAAACGTATAATCTCAGCGGAATGGGGTGTAGCTCGGGAGTCATGAGCATCGATCTAGCTTCGAATATCCTACGTGGCAGTCACAAAATTCAATACGCGCTTGTCGTGATCACGGAGAGTATTACTCTCAACTGGTACTCCGGCGACAGCCGGTCCATGCTGGTGACGAACTGCATTTTCCGGGTCGGTTGCGCCGCCGCGATGATCACGAACGACCCGACTCGCCGCCGTGATGCCAAAATGGAGCTTGTTCACTCACTCAGGACTCATCACGGCGCTGATGACATGGCGTACCGTGCAGCATTTCAAGAAGAAGACGAGAAGGGCATTCCGGGGATTTCACTCACCAAAGACTTGGTGAGAGTAGCGGGAGTGAACTTACGTGAACACATCAAGATCCTCGCTCCGCGAGTCCTCCCGGTGAGCCAGCTGGTGCGGTACGTGGCGGCGGCGGTGGCGGCGAAGATGTCGCGGGGGCAGTCGAAGGCGGCGGTGCCGGACTTCACGACGGCGTTTGAGCACATGTGCATACACACGGGAGGGAAGGCGGTGATTGAGCAGGTGGGGAGGGTTTTGAGGCTGGATGACTCGGTGACCGAGCCGGCTCGGATGAGTCTGCACCGGTTCGGGAACACCTCGAGCAGTTTAGTGTTTTATGAGTTGGCGTATTTTGAAGCGAAGATGAGGGTGAAGAAGAAT of the Daucus carota subsp. sativus chromosome 4, DH1 v3.0, whole genome shotgun sequence genome contains:
- the LOC108216735 gene encoding 3-ketoacyl-CoA synthase 17; the protein is MPPILTKTMNSLLSHIHLFQISFLALLSFTILLHTTLSYTALLSTHLHLSLSTALCVLLALLHRRLSRPYPVFLLNYSCYKPPFHHKVSYEIAENFVLKNSANFPEKSIDFMRNIYLKSGLGDETYAPPFIFEDDKNPTLESAFQESHDSIFTSIENLLPKTLIDPLRIDALIVTSGCFSPAPSLTSHIVKKFNLRHDIKTYNLSGMGCSSGVMSIDLASNILRGSHKIQYALVVITESITLNWYSGDSRSMLVTNCIFRVGCAAAMITNDPTRRRDAKMELVHSLRTHHGADDMAYRAAFQEEDEKGIPGISLTKDLVRVAGVNLREHIKILAPRVLPVSQLVRYVAAAVAAKMSRGQSKAAVPDFTTAFEHMCIHTGGKAVIEQVGRVLRLDDSVTEPARMSLHRFGNTSSSLVFYELAYFEAKMRVKKNDRMWMIAFGTGFKVGSLVWKCLGDSKHEIDNPWNDSIFKYPLKV